A single genomic interval of Aureliella helgolandensis harbors:
- a CDS encoding MotA/TolQ/ExbB proton channel family protein yields the protein MRVDFGFRVPFASYLRHLADGLRSALTSLATILTLFLGALVPQYAWAQGDALSPEPAVETGGFWAVISSGGWIGGLILFALLMLSLMSVYLIIEQVMVLRKQEVMPTGLAEEVRQLLSQGRLPDADAACRQRPSPLAFVILSGLSELDYGWTAMEKAMEDAISEQAAKLYRKIEYLSVIGNLAPMCGLLGTVTGMIFAFQQVAISQGTAGASDLAEGIYSALVTTVAGLVVAIPSLGAFAVFRNRIDQLIAEAAYLAQHVFAPVRRRAIQTGTRPKSAGPAPLASAPASPPASPPVPPPPPRPNS from the coding sequence GTCCCCTTCGCGTCCTACTTGCGGCATCTCGCAGATGGGCTTCGCTCCGCGCTCACTTCTCTTGCCACCATCCTAACGTTGTTCCTGGGTGCGCTCGTTCCGCAATACGCGTGGGCTCAAGGAGACGCCCTTTCCCCAGAACCTGCAGTTGAGACGGGAGGATTCTGGGCGGTTATCTCTAGTGGCGGCTGGATTGGCGGACTCATTCTCTTCGCGCTCCTCATGCTGTCGTTGATGTCGGTGTACCTGATCATTGAGCAAGTCATGGTGCTTCGCAAGCAGGAAGTAATGCCCACCGGACTCGCTGAAGAAGTCCGGCAATTGCTATCCCAAGGCCGCTTGCCAGATGCCGATGCAGCCTGCCGCCAGCGGCCCAGTCCACTCGCGTTTGTCATCTTGAGTGGATTGTCTGAGCTGGATTATGGCTGGACCGCCATGGAGAAGGCCATGGAGGATGCGATCTCCGAACAGGCCGCCAAGCTCTATCGAAAGATCGAGTACTTGTCGGTCATCGGAAACCTAGCCCCGATGTGCGGTTTGCTGGGAACCGTGACTGGTATGATCTTCGCTTTTCAACAGGTTGCTATCAGCCAAGGTACTGCGGGAGCATCGGATTTGGCGGAGGGCATCTACTCGGCACTAGTCACCACCGTGGCCGGGCTGGTGGTTGCCATCCCGAGCCTGGGAGCGTTTGCGGTCTTCCGCAATCGCATTGACCAGTTGATCGCTGAGGCAGCCTACTTGGCCCAACACGTATTTGCACCAGTGCGGCGACGCGCAATTCAGACCGGAACGCGTCCCAAATCGGCCGGTCCCGCTCCCCTGGCGAGCGCCCCCGCCAGTCCGCCCGCAAGCCCGCCCGTACCTCCACCGCCACCAAGACCTAATTCGTGA
- a CDS encoding ExbD/TolR family protein, which translates to MKSPQLLNAGTASINMTPMIDVVFLLIIFFLVSSHLAKQENSVQLDLPTADSGLDDTSPVETLVVNVLASGHWQIGGVEVNEAMLPKQFRSRQQAATEPLRLKIRTDQNVTYDRLEPLLKQAALAGVGDIVFSVYDSKARP; encoded by the coding sequence GTGAAATCACCACAACTACTCAACGCCGGAACCGCGAGCATCAACATGACCCCCATGATTGATGTCGTCTTTCTGCTGATCATCTTCTTTTTGGTGTCCAGCCACTTGGCAAAGCAAGAGAATTCGGTGCAGCTCGACCTGCCAACTGCCGATTCTGGGCTCGACGACACCTCACCGGTTGAGACGTTGGTCGTCAACGTGCTCGCCAGTGGACATTGGCAAATCGGCGGTGTCGAGGTCAACGAAGCTATGCTGCCCAAACAATTCCGCAGTAGGCAGCAAGCCGCTACCGAACCATTGCGGCTAAAGATCCGCACCGATCAAAACGTAACCTACGATCGCTTAGAACCGCTCCTCAAGCAAGCCGCCTTGGCCGGCGTTGGCGACATCGTGTTTTCAGTCTACGATTCGAAAGCGCGGCCATGA
- a CDS encoding ExbD/TolR family protein yields MKRDFSLTPTSRSGRVRRPLEVAMTPMIDVIFLLLIFFLATSSFQLVEHLLPSGISSLPNESGTGAEPPPEPTPDALEQIVVKLELVGNSTVAKINGITLQDLSQLQARLRTISSVKADVPVIIDPQPKIKAADVVRAYDFARQAGLARVYLATRE; encoded by the coding sequence ATGAAAAGAGATTTCTCCCTAACCCCCACGTCGCGCAGTGGTCGCGTGCGCCGCCCACTAGAAGTCGCCATGACTCCTATGATCGACGTTATTTTTCTGTTGCTGATTTTCTTTTTGGCGACCAGCAGCTTTCAATTGGTAGAGCATCTCCTCCCCAGTGGTATCTCCAGCCTTCCCAACGAATCGGGAACCGGCGCAGAACCTCCGCCCGAACCAACTCCCGACGCGCTCGAACAAATCGTTGTAAAATTAGAACTCGTGGGAAATAGCACCGTCGCAAAAATCAATGGGATCACCCTCCAAGATCTCAGCCAACTCCAAGCGAGATTGCGGACGATCAGCTCCGTCAAAGCGGATGTCCCCGTCATCATCGACCCTCAGCCGAAAATCAAAGCTGCCGATGTGGTTCGCGCCTACGACTTTGCGCGACAAGCCGGCTTGGCCCGAGTCTATCTAGCCACTCGAGAATAA
- a CDS encoding acyltransferase family protein, whose translation MNPLSPPSSPPPSPVSPAPHQQGEPSSPATTTVNRQASIDVFRGIVMFLMLAEVLHLSSLQAAYPDSGWAGWLSFHTSHVAWVGCSLHDMIQPSFSFLVGVSLPFSILSRKRRGSSWRSMALHAAWRSIVLIVLGILLRSLGRPSTNFFFVDTLTQIGLGYFFLFLIAGYSRTIQLMSGAAVLVAYWLLFALWPLPPADFDWPSVGVPAHWEHLFTGFEAHWNKNTNPAAAFDTWFMNLFPQHPTFEYNSGGYCVLNFIPTWVTMLIGVLAGGILVSSSSPTNRLTQLFALGIVLMAAGWGISALGWCPIVKRIWTPTWVLYSGGLCLIALSALYGVCDLQGHQKWAWPLLVIGSNSIVAYVMSWTLEEPIKAFWKRHLGAESFEIWGDAWEPFLLGSTVLLSMWLILLWLKSKRIYIRI comes from the coding sequence ATGAATCCGCTCTCTCCTCCTTCGTCCCCACCTCCATCGCCTGTCTCGCCAGCACCGCATCAGCAGGGTGAGCCGTCCAGCCCAGCCACCACGACAGTAAATCGACAGGCCTCGATCGATGTTTTCCGTGGCATCGTGATGTTTTTAATGCTGGCCGAAGTACTCCATTTATCGAGTCTTCAAGCGGCCTATCCGGACAGCGGCTGGGCGGGCTGGCTTAGCTTCCACACCTCCCACGTCGCCTGGGTAGGTTGCTCGCTGCACGACATGATCCAACCCAGTTTTTCATTCTTGGTTGGCGTATCACTTCCCTTTTCCATCCTCAGCCGGAAGCGTCGAGGAAGCAGTTGGCGATCCATGGCGCTACATGCAGCGTGGAGAAGCATCGTGTTGATCGTGCTGGGAATCCTCTTGCGGAGTCTGGGACGACCGAGCACGAATTTCTTCTTCGTCGATACGCTCACTCAAATCGGCCTGGGCTACTTCTTCCTATTCCTCATCGCTGGCTACTCACGCACAATCCAGCTGATGTCGGGCGCCGCCGTGCTAGTCGCGTACTGGCTGCTGTTTGCCCTATGGCCTCTTCCACCTGCGGACTTCGACTGGCCGTCTGTGGGCGTGCCCGCACACTGGGAACATCTTTTCACGGGATTTGAGGCGCATTGGAACAAGAACACAAATCCCGCCGCTGCGTTCGACACATGGTTCATGAATCTATTTCCGCAACACCCGACCTTCGAGTATAATTCGGGAGGCTACTGTGTTCTCAACTTCATCCCCACTTGGGTGACGATGCTCATCGGCGTGCTGGCCGGCGGGATTCTTGTATCTAGTAGCAGCCCCACGAATCGATTGACTCAGTTGTTCGCTCTGGGTATCGTTCTGATGGCTGCGGGCTGGGGAATCTCCGCGCTCGGCTGGTGCCCCATCGTAAAACGTATTTGGACTCCCACATGGGTCCTTTACAGCGGTGGGCTCTGTTTGATCGCGCTTTCCGCTCTGTACGGGGTGTGCGATCTCCAGGGCCATCAGAAATGGGCTTGGCCGCTGCTCGTCATCGGTTCCAACTCCATCGTGGCGTATGTCATGAGCTGGACCTTGGAAGAACCCATCAAGGCGTTTTGGAAGCGTCACCTAGGAGCGGAGAGCTTTGAAATCTGGGGCGACGCTTGGGAGCCATTCCTGCTCGGTTCGACTGTTCTGCTCAGTATGTGGCTGATACTATTATGGTTAAAAAGCAAACGGATCTACATTCGCATCTAG
- a CDS encoding SMI1/KNR4 family protein, whose translation MGQASQALRQRYQLNSITPAWARWFDGEWNQDLPAGSFRKPLPTNTLLSEAPQDIWAGFMLPDTLPLISNEYGDWLCIRVLPTGELGELVHWYHGGGDWIPIGNTLVEALLHDVIDQFRPVRKQVLRGASETLQTGHHREVLDRFADDFRQGWFSQAVEELAPQAKRLPADFLHQLEQGEYSVCLQALEKHGLAIDAIACDRIEDLLQNPLAVIANREIAEAVGLQWSPDFVRILFDPQLATAEMRQAICDAAGISPENWPQQDWAQAQNYAEQVLSRRQDLGWAFNIAGWAQYRNGHVSAAIEHYWAGRFASSFSDQSVRVRTHWFPTKHHKFATAQLLSLHKDGHEAATKDPYLEVIERSATNATHADLLTEFWLDQGRNQLDSHDFPAAYRSFYQAGWDIGARRLESYRQILAGAVEAATGAGWNALAAVAATHLACFTARTAR comes from the coding sequence ATGGGGCAAGCCTCACAAGCCTTGCGACAACGCTATCAACTCAACTCCATCACTCCCGCTTGGGCGCGTTGGTTCGACGGCGAGTGGAATCAAGACCTTCCGGCCGGCAGCTTTCGTAAGCCTCTTCCAACCAACACTCTGCTCAGCGAAGCTCCGCAAGATATTTGGGCCGGTTTTATGCTGCCCGATACCCTGCCGTTGATCAGCAACGAATACGGTGATTGGCTATGCATCCGCGTCCTCCCCACTGGCGAGTTGGGCGAACTCGTTCACTGGTACCACGGTGGAGGCGACTGGATTCCCATTGGAAATACGCTGGTCGAAGCGTTACTGCATGACGTGATCGACCAGTTTCGTCCAGTGCGTAAACAAGTCCTGCGTGGTGCGTCCGAAACGCTCCAAACGGGCCATCATCGAGAAGTGCTCGACCGATTTGCCGACGACTTTCGGCAGGGCTGGTTCTCCCAGGCAGTTGAAGAATTGGCTCCTCAGGCCAAACGACTCCCCGCCGACTTCCTCCACCAGTTGGAACAAGGTGAATATTCAGTTTGCCTCCAAGCCCTAGAGAAACACGGACTCGCGATCGACGCCATCGCCTGCGACCGCATCGAAGACCTGCTGCAAAACCCGCTGGCCGTAATCGCCAATCGGGAGATTGCCGAAGCGGTGGGACTGCAGTGGTCTCCAGACTTCGTTCGCATCCTGTTTGATCCACAACTGGCCACCGCCGAGATGCGGCAAGCGATCTGCGACGCAGCAGGCATCTCGCCAGAGAATTGGCCCCAGCAAGACTGGGCTCAAGCGCAAAACTATGCCGAACAGGTCCTCTCGCGGCGCCAAGATTTGGGATGGGCCTTCAACATCGCTGGTTGGGCACAATACCGCAACGGCCATGTCTCCGCTGCCATTGAGCATTATTGGGCCGGGCGATTTGCATCGTCCTTTTCGGATCAGTCGGTCCGTGTCCGCACCCATTGGTTCCCGACCAAACACCACAAATTCGCAACCGCCCAGCTACTGTCGCTGCACAAAGATGGCCACGAAGCTGCGACCAAAGATCCCTACCTGGAGGTCATCGAACGCAGTGCGACGAACGCCACCCATGCCGATTTACTCACCGAATTCTGGCTCGATCAGGGGCGCAATCAACTAGATTCCCATGACTTCCCCGCCGCCTACCGCTCGTTCTACCAAGCTGGCTGGGACATCGGTGCGCGGCGTTTGGAAAGCTATCGACAAATCCTAGCCGGGGCCGTCGAAGCTGCCACGGGCGCTGGCTGGAACGCACTGGCTGCCGTCGCCGCCACCCACCTGGCCTGCTTCACAGCCCGTACCGCCCGCTAA